Part of the Aquimarina sp. TRL1 genome, AGGTATTACCCATATATCGTATCAAATCCCCATCGGTAGTAACAGCACACCCTGGTGAAATTGTAATAGTTCCGCCCCCCTGATAAGCTACCTTCATTCCACATACAATTCCAACTCCACTTAAACAGACCCTGGTGAGTCTATGTTGATCCTCAAAATAGTCTATGATTGTATTTAACTGTGCTGCTGTTAACACCTGATCATCTACAAATGATCTGTAGGTGGTTGTGATTTCTTCTAATTTTAGTGTTGCCATGACTTCTGCTACTATTAAAGGTTGCCTATATTCGTTCTTCCTAATATGATCTTATTCCCTTTGGTTTCTGTCTCTTCATTATCACAATCGTGTAATCGCCCCGATTGATAAATGGTATGAACGGTATTGATTTGTGTTATCAAATCGTTGAGAGTCGATCGGTAATTTTCTATATCTTTTTTTGCTGTTATTGTATTCGTACAGGAAATTGCTTCTAAAAAAGCCTTATATCGTTCCTGAATATTCAACATATCATTTGCTTCATCAGCGACTAGTTTTGCCGGCTGTCCTATCCAACATATTTTCGCCATGACATGTGCGGGTAGTTCTTCTCTTATAAGCTGTTCTGCAAACTGCCTGAAATCTTTATTCCTAAATCTTCTGGTCCATCCGGGAAACAGAATTGTCACTCTGTATGAGTACGGATCGATCGGACTACAGGCAGTACAGTCAGCATCGATACAAACCGGCATAAAAAGTGTTGCCGGTGCATCAGGAGCTAACGGTTCTTCTGTTTCGAACTGATCAAGATGATAACGATCCGGTCTCAACAGTATGTGTTCTATCATATACATCCCCTCATCTACACTTATTTCTTTTATTAACTCGATCAATGCATCTCTGGCTTCAATAGAAGCTTCTTCTGTTTCTGTAAATGCAATTCTCCTAGCTACAATTCTGTCTTCATCCGTACTATCTGTAACCTCGGGGTTTATCAGATTGAAATAGGTTTTATCCCCTCCTGCTGTTTTTTTAAACTCGAAGTTTTCTTGTTGCTGTGCCAAGTAATATGCCAGAAACAGCTCTTCATATGCCTGATTCAGATGATGATAGTGTTTACTGGATGACAGTAAAACCCCTGTATCATTTTTAATCCGCCACCTATATTCTTTTAGATTATCGGTATCTTTCTCCTCGTATACTTCCAAAAATGCTGTTGTCAGATCTCTTCTTCTATAGTTTTTTATTCCCAATAAACGAGCGATTCGTTTTTGAACTCCAGAGACATTGACCGTATCCCAAATCCCTGTATCCGTAGTAGAAACTTCGGGACAACAATAATTACTTCCCACTCCTCTTTCTCTGCTCAACACCTCATAATCTTGTAGAAAATGAAGCTTGGCACTGAGTATTTCATCATTGGATACCGTATTGTCCCCATACAGCATTTTCATTAGAAATGTATATTCACTAAAACGCTCTGCAAAACGGCTCAGTAAATGATCTAGTAATTCATTTCGCTTTTTATAAAACACCTCTTCGCCTGTTCCTACTCCTTTTACATCTCCCATGATAGCGATCAGTTCTTGTTCATAGGTAGCTGGCGTCTGTAATATGGAATCTCTATCAGCCAAATCCGTTACCGGCTGTGAAAAATACATCTGCTTGGCTGCTACTTTTTCTTCTTCCGAAAATATGGCAGCATCCAGGTACATCGCTTTTAATGTATCATCGATAGAGAGTAATGCTTTTGCTTTGGACAAATGTTTAAAATAATTCGCCAGTACCTGATCAAAAAATAACAGATAGGCCTTTAGCTGATTTGCTTTTGCTTCTCTGGTAACTGTTGCTTTTCCCGGTAATCCGATGGTTGAAATTCCGTAAGTATCTGGAAAGTCATTTTGAAAAGTTGTATAACTATCAGGGGCACTATAGGTTCCTTTGGGAAACGGAATATCTTCTATACTATGTTCTTGTTTTTTTGCTCGTTCTTCTTCCTGAAGCTGTTCTTGATAGTGAGCTACTTTTTCTTCATTAACTCCAATAGGTAATATTCCTTTTGTAAAATTAAACGTGCTTTTATCACAGCGGATCGGTTTATGCCAGGGGGTTATACAAATATTCCATTGATTTTCTCCTGTACTTCCATCGCAATTACTAATAGAGATATCTTTGATAATATGAACCCCTTCTATCTTCATAATCAATTGTACAATATCTGATAGACGTACTTCCCTTCTCAGATCTGCTGCGGCTAATTCCTTACTGTCAATAAATCCTCCTTTGACAGGAGTATTTTCCTTTTCCGGAAGCGGAGTCGGTCCTTCAAAAATTTGATCGGTAGTATACCCTTTATCCAACATTTGCTTCAGGGAATAAAAATCAACTGTTGGGGAAAAATAAGCGTCAATTGCCTGATATATCAATGCTAATACATATTCTTCATCTGCTGTCGGATGAAGATCGATATACGCACAAATAGCTATCGGGTGTGTTTCGATGACAGAGACCTCCACCAAATCTTCGCATAGATTTCTGTTTTGGTGATATATTTTCTTTACGGTATTTATTACCTGATCAGGCTCCTCTACCTCATCTTCCAAATCCAACAGAATGGTATTCAGTCCTTTTAGAATAAACGGATCATGTGTTATTTCAGTTTCTTCAAAAGGAGTGTATGATAAGGAGGCAGGATGTTCATCACAATTTACAAACACCTGTGTTTCACGGGCTGCGATCCAAGCATTTTTAACTCCCGGAATGTATAAAAACAACTTCCGATAATCTAAGGCAGTGATGGGTTTGGAAGGAAGAATATGAATCGCTGATAAAAACTGCTCATGCATGTTTTTCAGGTTATTTTCTTCTGTTGCAACCAAATCCTGTATAGGCATATTTATACGCTGTGACAGGTCTGTTATTGCATAGGCTAACATTTCTAAAATGGTAACCCCAGGATCATGGGCGTTATAATCTGTCCATAGGTCACTCCCCAGTTTCTCGATATACTCTATTCCTGTTTTTTTTAAAAATTCAAAATCCAGGTCATCTCCCGTATGTATCTGTTTTGCTATGGTTGTTGTCGTTTGCATCTTTTTTATTCTTGATTATACCGGGCATTCATGCTCCACTATACGTACCTGATGTTCTTGATATTTTACAGAGGTTAAAATCCCTTTGGGTGTTGTTGGGCTTACTTTTTTTACCGTTTCAAAAAGAAGGCTTCCATCTGCTGCTACCCCAACTTGTTTCTGTAACTGAAAATCTGTTATGTAATCCAGGTAGGGTAGTTTTTCTATATAATTAATGACGCTGCTTTCATGTAATGTCACTCCAAAATCAATAGCAGCTGTTTCTTCAAAAGCCCATGGAGCAAAGAGCTTAGCAATATCTTTTTGTAATTGTATTGTATAATAAAATTCATCTTTTCCTTTATAGAATTTTGCCTTTAGGATCACTCTTACTTCTTCATATACCGGATTGATGACCGCTGCGGTCACATGCAATGTATTCAGCGTATTGATAAACTGCTGTATTTCATTTCGTTTCGCCTTACTAATTCTGGGTTTATAGGGATCGTATACATTTTTCTGAATACTATTAGGAATAACGACCAATGTAACTTCTCCCGGGGCTTTAAACGATTCCTGAGAGGTATGCCGTAAGCAGTTTACTCTATAGATATCCGGAAATGCTTCCAATATCAGATGTTCATAATCCCATTGACTAATTGCTCGGTTTTTATGCCGTAAACGTTCACTGATTCTTCGGTAAAAAGCGCGATCAGTTTCTTCTGGTTTCCCGTCAAATGAGTTAAAAGGTTGTGTTATTCCTTTGATCGTCACCAGACGCTCTGTTAATTTGCTAATTGTTTCTGCCGGTAATCCGTATGTCAAATGCTCCAGGCTATTTCCTTCTGGTGAAAAGACCGCCGTTGCTACTTGTGCCTGTATATCGATGAGTTGACTTATCGTATCATAATCTTTGGGGTTATCTACCCGAATCCAAAAATACCCTTCCGGGAATTTGGTATTTTCTTTTGTAGCCTCTTTCGGAATCGTAAGTGTAACAACGCCTGTTTTCAAAAAATTATCTGTGGTATTACTCAAAACATACGAAGGATGTAGTGACAACCACTCATTATCACATAGTACAGACCATTCTAACTTTTCTTCTTCTTCGAATTCATTAGTGGTTTCCGGGTTTTCACTACCTTCCAATACCTGTACCAATAATGACAACTGTTGTAGGTTTGTCCCGTTTTCTATGGCTATAAATAAACTCCCCTTTTTATAGGCAGGAACAAGCCGAATCACCTGGTTACTCAATGAAGCTACAGAATTTTCTTTTACCTCCTGAGTTTCTTCCGATATCCCAAAGGGATGTTCATGAAATAAGGTAACTTCCTGATCACTGCTACTCGCTGTAGCGCTATACCCTAATCGAAGCTGTTCGATCATAGGTGTATACGGAGCATTAGGAATAAGTACTTCCTGGCTAGATTCTTTGGACAGTGCTACTGAAAATATTCTTGGGTACATCTCATGTAGGAATGACTCATTAGAAGTAATCCGAATAAATCCTTTCTTGACACTGGCGGAGAACTGTTGTGGCGTACTTTTTCTTCGTAGTCTGCTCTTTTGAAACTTATTTTTTTTAGGTTCTTTCTGTACTTGTCCAAACTTGTTTAGCGGATATACCCCCCACATCATATTTTCCATAAATAAAAGAGGCAAAGGTTCCTCAAACTGTATCGATGAATTGATGGTCCATTCGTCGGCAAATAGCTGCTGCCCCGCTGCTTCTTTCCATACCCCATTGTGTAATACCTTGATGTCTGTGGTAAAATGTTCTTTATTATCAACGATCCTGGTCAATTCTCCTTCTTGTAAATTTCCATTATCATCCAGTGTAAGAGTATAAAATGCTTTGCTAATCCGTTCTTCAAATTCGGTTCTATAAGCGGTATACAACTCTGAGAAATCATCCGGTAAGTCTTTCCACTGCGCTTTTATGCTAATCGATTCCCAGTTTTTATCCAATATCTCTGAGGCTCCAATAAAGAACCCGGCGTCTTTTTTGGGTTGTGGACCAAAAGGATAAAAAGGTTTGGATGCATCTAGCATTCCTAAATCATTTTCCAGAACTACGTCCTGAATTTCACTTACTGATACACTAATTGTAATTTGAGTAACCTTTGTTTTGGCAAACAACTGTTGGAAAACATAGCCTGCATTGGCTGTTGCCTGAGCGTTCACCAAAAACCGTACTACCGGATCTGTGGTTGTATACGGTTCTTCCAATATTGCTTTGTCATATCCTACAATGGCTTCTTTTCCTTCATCCAGTTCTATAACCAGCGTTAATACTCCTGCCTCGAAACTTGAATCCGCTACAATAATAGTTCCCGGAATCCATTCTTTTTCTCCACTAAAAAATACTGCGACGGCATCTCCTATTGTAGTGATTGAAAAGGAATGTCCTGTGGGAATTTCTGAAAGGGTAATGACGATGGTAATTCTCCGCTTACCTTCTTTGAGTTGTAACACCGGAGAGGCTATCCCAAATCCCAATTTCGCAAACGGAAGGTCTGGATATACTGTCATCTGCTGGGTAGCTCCCCGGGTATCGGACGGGTATCCAAAGGGCCACCACCGGATATCATCATCCGGAAAGTCTCCCCCTATTCCATCATACGAGTTTGCTATACCTGCTTGCCGAATTCCACTTCCTTCATCATGGTATACCGTTCGAACCTCTGCAACCTTCATATCATTGATCACCCGCTCTTCCTCCGTTATATAAATTCGCTTTTCTCCTGTACTATCTTTTCCTCCATCTGCTGGAGTAGCTTTCGGTATTTGGGCAGTAGTTATCTTTTTTGCCAACTCGAATAACAGGTGTACTTTATCGGGTTTTGCTTCTTTGTTACGAAGTTGTAATACCTCTTTGTAATAAAAATCCAAATGGCGTTTGGTAATCCCGTTTAAACGCTGTTGACTATACGAAGTCAGCTTCAGAAAGGCTGCAAATAAAGTAAGATGTGGAGTAATGTCGGCTGAATCAGCAGTTCCTTCCTCTATTTCCTGTATTTTTGACACAAAGGTTTTTATTTCTTCTTCATTAAGAAAAAAAGCTTCCCAATCTCCAACGACTTCATTGGTGGCTGTATCATAATATTTTAACTGTTTGGAAAAGGAGAATGCAAAACGCATCCAGTCTTCTACAGTGAGTTCATGCAATGTTACCTGATCCGGATCCAACATCGTTATAAAACGTTGTTCCTGAGCCGTTCCATTTCGCATCGACAAAAAAGAAGTATGTTCGCAATTCCTGTTCATCCGTTTTAATTTTATGTACCCGATAATCGAGCTATAACTACATCTTTTATAAGATGCGATGGGTATTCCCCTTTTTGATTACCGCTTTGGTATTTCGTTTGATTCGTGTGAAAAGCTGTGGTTACACATTGGTTCCTTCTTCCTTATAAAAAGGAAATACCAGATTGCTTCTCGAATTTGTTACTCTAATTTTATAGGAAATGACAATTAGTAATTTGCCTTCCCATTCTTCTGTTTGATCTATTTCTATTTTTTCTACATCAATCCTTGGTTCGAAATAGAGAATTGAATTTTTAATCAATTCTTTTACATACGTTTTCAGTGTCAGATTCAGGGGCTTAAAAAGTAACTCTTCCAGGTTACACCCATATTCCGGTACCATTATTCGCTCTCCTAACCTTGTTGATAGTAAGACCTTCAGGCTTGCTTTAATGTCTTCTTCATCTGCCGTCAGTTTGACACTGGCGTTTCCTTTTTTAGTAAACTCGGGTGGAAAGCTCCATCCACTCCCCAGAAATGATGTTTTTGTTTCCATAATTTATCCTCCTATTAATACGGTGGGATCCCCTAATACTATTGTTCCTCCATGTGCTGTACTATCTCCCATTCTGGCGGCTGGCATTCCCCCGATCATTACTGTTCCTGAACCAGAAATAATCGTATCAGGTGGTCCTGTACAGGTTGCCATATCTCCTACCCGGGCAGCTGGCATTCCTCCTATTAATACGGTCGGTTCTCCCGCTGGTAGTATAGGACCTCCCACATGAGGCACGGTTCCTGTTACCATTGGGCATACATGCATATCTCCTACTCTGGCGGCTGCTCCCATTTTATTGGTTTGTTTTAATTAATTTGTACTAATGATCCTTTGAGAACTGCTGTCGCACTGGACGACATTTCTACTCCTGAAGTTCCTTCGCCTTTTAAACTGGCATTGGCTTTCAGGTTGATATTGGTTCCTTCTATAATAACATCTCCAGTGGCAGAAACATTGATATCTCCTGCACTCTCCATGGTTACTCCACTATCATCCATTGTGATAACATTGGCGTGATCATCCTCTATAACAATCGTTCCTGCATCTTCATCCAGAATTACTTTTTTTCCTGTCGGGGTTTCGATGGTGATGGATTTTTTATCATCATCGAAGAGTAGTTTCATCTCACTTCGGGTAATGAACCCTTTTTCGTGATTATCATCGGTCGCACTTATTGGAGCTGGTTTGGCACTACTGTGCAACATTCCTAAGACAATCGCATCATTGGGATCATCATTGATAAACCCTACAATAACCTCATCCGAAATTTCTGGTCTAAAAAATGATCCTCTGTTTTCTCCAGCATCTAAGGTGGCTACCCGGCACCAAATTCCTTGTTCCTCCGTATTGATAATAGGGATTTGTACCAAAATCCGGTCTTCTCCATCAGGGTCTTCTTCTAACTGACTTACAATCCCAACCTGTAAACCACATACCCCAGTTATTAACCCTGAAGCTGGTAGCGGATTTATATCATAGGTCTCAGAGAACCATGTAGGGTTCATCCCAAACTGTACATCAACTGTCCAGTTTCCCTCTGCAAGGTGATGTTGTACTCCTGTCACGTATACTTTTCCATTAAACCGGTCTCCTACTCCGGAAAGGGTGATTATTTCTCCTGGTTTTACTGCCGGAATCCCCTGAAACTTCACTCGGCCTCTTACTTTTGCTAATTGGTGAAATAGCCATCGGGCATCTCCCCAGTCTTGTAGCTCTGTTACAGTACGAGCCCCTCCATGTCTCAATTCATAATTTTCCAAAGACATAATATCCGATAGGTCGCCAGGAGTCAGATTCCCATTCAGTGATATAGAAGGGTCTTTTGCCTCCACTTCTACAATTTCCTGATCTGCATAATTCCAACCATAGGAAGTGATCTTAGTCAATTGATGTCTCGCATCAATCTCAGCATCCAAATCCAGCATCGTCGCTCCAAAAGTGACCGTTTCTATGGATTCTTTGGTAATATCTGGTTTTGCGACAGTGATCATCCCATCATCGATAAAACACAGTTTGCCATTAGCTTGTGCTCTACTAACCATAAAGTCCCAATCTGAACAATTGTATTGCACCAGTTCTTTATGCTCATGATTGGTTGATTCTACTTCTTTTTGTAATCCATAAGTATCGATGATTTCCTCGATAATACTGCTGTCTTTAGCTTCGTAATAATAGGTGCTTTTTTTTCCTATCGTCATTTTTACCGCTTCATCTTTACACTCCACCATCAAATAAGAACCATTATTCCTTATCTTGATTGTGTGTTTAATCACCAAACCTTTAAAAACAGTTTCTTCATCTGAGTGATAACCCGCAGTAATTTCTATCTCTGATCCAGGGGTAAAAAAGGCTTCGTTACTCAATTGAAAATCCTGTTTAGATGGTTCTCCATCAAGCAATACCAAAGAGGCTGTGGGTATCTTATTCACTTCTTTGCTCACCTGAATGGTTTTGACCTGATATTGTTTGGATAACTCTTCTCCATTAACCAGAATCTTATGAGTGACCAGATCTGCACTTTTTGAGGTTTGTATTACACTTCCTTCTGCCATGATTAGGGTGTTTTTTCTATTGGTGGAAAATATATTTCTTGTCCTGGTATCAATTTTCTGAAATGGTGTAACTGATTTGCTCTAGCTACTTCCAGGTAGTAGCGGGAATCTCCGTAAATCTGATAACTCATCAGCGGTAATGTATCTCCTTCTTTTACTATACGTATATGCGTTAAATCAGGGGATTGATTGTTCTCTTTTTTTACCCGGAGTTCATCTTCTACAAACCCCTGAAACTTTGCTTTGGCTACTGCCCGAATCGGTGTTCCATCGGGTTTAAATAATTTAAACTCGATATCCATCTCTGTCAAACTGCCTTTGAATAAAAGAGTTCCCCAGGAGATCATAACATAATTTGGTTTGTGCTCTTCTCCATTATAATCGAGCATCACCTTTTTGAACTGTTCAATATCTCCTACAATCCCCTCGCCTTCATCTTTATATACCTTATCATCTTTGCTACTATTAGGGTCTGTTCCATAATGAATAATAACACCCGATCTATCGAATAAAAATTCCAAATCCAGATCTTCCGGTAGTTTTTTATTAAACCGGGGAGATAAATCACTAGTTCCGGAAGCCTGATCGTTATTCTGATCGATCCTATACTTAAAGATGTATTTTTCCGGATTTACCAATGTGGTAAACTCTCCTTCTGCCACTGCAGTTCTGAATTTAGGATCTTTATAGGCTTTTACTACCAGTTTTGTCAACTCTCCGGTGCTCATAATTATCGTTCTTTTTGGTTGTCAATAATATCCATAACCTGTTCGACACACTCCGCAATCAACTGTTGTCTGTCTATTCCTGTTTTCATAGTACCCGCAGTAGGTTTGGTTTCATTATCCACATTAATTTTGATATGTAACTCTTTGATTTCAATTGCTCCCATTAGGTACGATAGTGTTATAATAGTTATACGTTAACTCGATGGTTTCTATGACGAGCTTGCTTTCTTCTGCATTAAAATCCGAAATAGCCCATTTTACCGGATATGCATGTACTACATTCCAGCTCAGTAATGGTTGGTGTTGCTCATTTAATAAGTTCACAATGAGATTAATGGGTTGGAAATCGAAATTTTCAACCGCTTTTTTACACCATTCGGCTACTTTGGAGTCAATGAGCATCCCTCTTTTTAGTATAAGATTGGGATATTTGGTTCGTACCGGAATTTTATGTTTGAATCGATTTTCTCCTCCCTCGGTTATCTCTTCTGTGTCCACATCCACTGACAATCCGGAAACGGATTGAAAGTGGTGGTCTTTTTTAGCAGTCGATAACCCGGTAAACTCGACGCTAAAGTGAAAACCTACTGGTGGATAAAATGCTTCCATTATGAGGCAAGCGTAAGGCTGTTAATTGCAAATTCTGCGGATTCAATCGCTATTTCATTCCCATCTGCTTTGAGATCGGTTGATTGTATTTTCATCAACCAAGCATCAGCTGCTTCCCAGGTTACAATCGGATCGTGGTTTTCGTTCAGCAGGCTAATGGTAAGTGTGCTTCTGTACTTTTCTGCTTCTTCCTGAAAGAAGACATTCTTTTTCCACATCTCATAAAACTGTCCTTTGCTGGATGCAAATGTTCCCCGTTTGATCGAGATATTAGCAAATTTGGTCATTCCCGGTTGTTTCTTTTTGAAATAGTCATTATCTGCCCCTCCTCTGTATTCTATTACTTCTGTTTCAAAGTCAAGTCCTGAAACTTCAGTACAATTCAATTCGGTATCACCTCCTATCGTTACTTTGAAATGAAATTTTGGTAATGGATATTCTGCCATGATTTCTAGTATTTTTTTGTGTTAATGGAATTTGTTTAATCAATTATGCTTCCTGCATTTTATGAGAGAACTTAAGGATGATAAATTCTGCTGGTCTTACGACAGCCATTCCGATTTCGATAATCATCTTCCCGTCTAATACATCATCAGCTGTCATTGTTTCTCCCAGACCTACATTGACATAAAATGCTTTATCCGGGGTGGGACCTGCCAGAGCTCCTGCTCTCCATTGCAATGTCAGAAAGTTATTGATCATCGCTTTTACCCGAACCCAGGTGTTCATATCATTAGGTTCAAACACAAATTGTTCTGTGGCTTTTTTGATGGATTCTTCTGCCATATTAAAAAAGCGTCTCACCGGGATATAACGCCATTCTTTATCATTTCCTGCCAATGTTCTTGCTCCCCATACCAATACGCCTTTTCCGGTGAAGGTTCTGATTGCATTTATTGATTTTCCCGACTGTACA contains:
- a CDS encoding phage tail protein, yielding MAEYPLPKFHFKVTIGGDTELNCTEVSGLDFETEVIEYRGGADNDYFKKKQPGMTKFANISIKRGTFASSKGQFYEMWKKNVFFQEEAEKYRSTLTISLLNENHDPIVTWEAADAWLMKIQSTDLKADGNEIAIESAEFAINSLTLAS
- a CDS encoding baseplate J/gp47 family protein, which produces MNRNCEHTSFLSMRNGTAQEQRFITMLDPDQVTLHELTVEDWMRFAFSFSKQLKYYDTATNEVVGDWEAFFLNEEEIKTFVSKIQEIEEGTADSADITPHLTLFAAFLKLTSYSQQRLNGITKRHLDFYYKEVLQLRNKEAKPDKVHLLFELAKKITTAQIPKATPADGGKDSTGEKRIYITEEERVINDMKVAEVRTVYHDEGSGIRQAGIANSYDGIGGDFPDDDIRWWPFGYPSDTRGATQQMTVYPDLPFAKLGFGIASPVLQLKEGKRRITIVITLSEIPTGHSFSITTIGDAVAVFFSGEKEWIPGTIIVADSSFEAGVLTLVIELDEGKEAIVGYDKAILEEPYTTTDPVVRFLVNAQATANAGYVFQQLFAKTKVTQITISVSVSEIQDVVLENDLGMLDASKPFYPFGPQPKKDAGFFIGASEILDKNWESISIKAQWKDLPDDFSELYTAYRTEFEERISKAFYTLTLDDNGNLQEGELTRIVDNKEHFTTDIKVLHNGVWKEAAGQQLFADEWTINSSIQFEEPLPLLFMENMMWGVYPLNKFGQVQKEPKKNKFQKSRLRRKSTPQQFSASVKKGFIRITSNESFLHEMYPRIFSVALSKESSQEVLIPNAPYTPMIEQLRLGYSATASSSDQEVTLFHEHPFGISEETQEVKENSVASLSNQVIRLVPAYKKGSLFIAIENGTNLQQLSLLVQVLEGSENPETTNEFEEEEKLEWSVLCDNEWLSLHPSYVLSNTTDNFLKTGVVTLTIPKEATKENTKFPEGYFWIRVDNPKDYDTISQLIDIQAQVATAVFSPEGNSLEHLTYGLPAETISKLTERLVTIKGITQPFNSFDGKPEETDRAFYRRISERLRHKNRAISQWDYEHLILEAFPDIYRVNCLRHTSQESFKAPGEVTLVVIPNSIQKNVYDPYKPRISKAKRNEIQQFINTLNTLHVTAAVINPVYEEVRVILKAKFYKGKDEFYYTIQLQKDIAKLFAPWAFEETAAIDFGVTLHESSVINYIEKLPYLDYITDFQLQKQVGVAADGSLLFETVKKVSPTTPKGILTSVKYQEHQVRIVEHECPV
- a CDS encoding PAAR domain-containing protein; this encodes MGAAARVGDMHVCPMVTGTVPHVGGPILPAGEPTVLIGGMPAARVGDMATCTGPPDTIISGSGTVMIGGMPAARMGDSTAHGGTIVLGDPTVLIGG
- a CDS encoding LysM peptidoglycan-binding domain-containing protein, translating into MSTGELTKLVVKAYKDPKFRTAVAEGEFTTLVNPEKYIFKYRIDQNNDQASGTSDLSPRFNKKLPEDLDLEFLFDRSGVIIHYGTDPNSSKDDKVYKDEGEGIVGDIEQFKKVMLDYNGEEHKPNYVMISWGTLLFKGSLTEMDIEFKLFKPDGTPIRAVAKAKFQGFVEDELRVKKENNQSPDLTHIRIVKEGDTLPLMSYQIYGDSRYYLEVARANQLHHFRKLIPGQEIYFPPIEKTP
- the vgrG gene encoding type VI secretion system tip protein VgrG — translated: MAEGSVIQTSKSADLVTHKILVNGEELSKQYQVKTIQVSKEVNKIPTASLVLLDGEPSKQDFQLSNEAFFTPGSEIEITAGYHSDEETVFKGLVIKHTIKIRNNGSYLMVECKDEAVKMTIGKKSTYYYEAKDSSIIEEIIDTYGLQKEVESTNHEHKELVQYNCSDWDFMVSRAQANGKLCFIDDGMITVAKPDITKESIETVTFGATMLDLDAEIDARHQLTKITSYGWNYADQEIVEVEAKDPSISLNGNLTPGDLSDIMSLENYELRHGGARTVTELQDWGDARWLFHQLAKVRGRVKFQGIPAVKPGEIITLSGVGDRFNGKVYVTGVQHHLAEGNWTVDVQFGMNPTWFSETYDINPLPASGLITGVCGLQVGIVSQLEEDPDGEDRILVQIPIINTEEQGIWCRVATLDAGENRGSFFRPEISDEVIVGFINDDPNDAIVLGMLHSSAKPAPISATDDNHEKGFITRSEMKLLFDDDKKSITIETPTGKKVILDEDAGTIVIEDDHANVITMDDSGVTMESAGDINVSATGDVIIEGTNINLKANASLKGEGTSGVEMSSSATAVLKGSLVQIN
- a CDS encoding GPW/gp25 family protein, which gives rise to METKTSFLGSGWSFPPEFTKKGNASVKLTADEEDIKASLKVLLSTRLGERIMVPEYGCNLEELLFKPLNLTLKTYVKELIKNSILYFEPRIDVEKIEIDQTEEWEGKLLIVISYKIRVTNSRSNLVFPFYKEEGTNV
- a CDS encoding DUF5908 family protein, which codes for MGAIEIKELHIKINVDNETKPTAGTMKTGIDRQQLIAECVEQVMDIIDNQKER
- a CDS encoding phage tail protein, which produces MEAFYPPVGFHFSVEFTGLSTAKKDHHFQSVSGLSVDVDTEEITEGGENRFKHKIPVRTKYPNLILKRGMLIDSKVAEWCKKAVENFDFQPINLIVNLLNEQHQPLLSWNVVHAYPVKWAISDFNAEESKLVIETIELTYNYYNTIVPNGSN